Proteins encoded together in one Argiope bruennichi chromosome 1, qqArgBrue1.1, whole genome shotgun sequence window:
- the LOC129962556 gene encoding polycystic kidney disease protein 1-like 3: MSCDSEASASSAQLFLLNLSHAPSLHVLSVSHLLPSPKFHSPTLTHSFLLQPSLLFISSYLPQPFLIFTPSPSHSFPPLIPSTLGFLSFSLFLLSFPPPSAFFHSPSFSSHSLHPQLSLILPLPPLIPSTLSFLSFSLFLLSFPPPSAFSHSPSSSSHSLHSQLSLILPLPPLILSTLSFLSFSLFLLSFPPPSAFSHSPSSSSHSLHPQLSLILPLPPLIPSTLSFLSFSLFLLSFSPPSAFSHSPSSHSLHPQLSLILPPLILSTLSFLSFSLLSFSPPSAFSHSPSSSSHSLHPQLSLILPPLILSTLSFLSFSLLSFSPPSAFSHSPSSPSSHSLHSQLFLILPPLIPSTLSFLSFSLSPSFLLSLFFTPPPSLLPNFRNLLSFTLLRPLFSLTPSSTFSLFLLSPHFNTHLNLLPSRLHKV, encoded by the coding sequence CTGTTTCTTCTCAACCTCTCTCACGCTCCTTCCCTACACGTTCTCTCAGTCTCTCACCTTCTACCTTCGCCCAAATTTCATTCCCCCACTCTCACTCACTCCTTCCTTCTCCAACCTTCTCTCCTTTTCATTTCCTCCTACCTTCCCCAACCGTTTCTCATTTTCACTCCCTCTCCTTCTCACTCTTTCCCTCCACTCATTCCCTCCACCCTCGGCTTTCTCTCATTCTCCCTCTTCCTCCTCTCATTCCCTCCACCCTCAGCTTTCTTTCATTCTCCCTCTTTCTCCTCTCATTCCCTCCACCCTCAGCTTTCTCTCATTCTCCCTCTTCCTCCTCTCATTCCCTCCACCCTCAGCTTTCTCTCATTCTCCCTCTTCCTCCTCTCATTCCCTCCACCCTCAGCTTTCTCTCATTCTCCCTCTTCCTCCTCTCATTCCCTCCACTCTCAGCTTTCTCTCATTCTCCCTCTTCCTCCTCTCATTCTCTCCACCCTCAGCTTTCTCTCATTCTCTCTCTTCCTCCTCTCATTCCCTCCACCCTCAGCTTTCTCTCATTCTCCCTCTTCCTCCTCTCATTCCCTCCACCCTCAGCTTTCTCTCATTCTCCCTCTTCCTCCTCTCATTCCCTCCACTCTCAGCTTTCTCTCATTCTCCCTCTTCCTCCTCTCATTCTCTCCACCCTCAGCTTTCTCTCATTCTCCCTCCTCTCATTCTCTCCACCCTCAGCTTTCTCTCATTCTCCCTCCTCTCATTCTCTCCACCCTCAGCTTTCTCTCATTCTCCCTCCTCTCATTCTCTCCACCCTCAGCTTTCTCTCATTCTCCCTCTTCCTCCTCTCATTCCCTCCACCCTCAGCTTTCTCTCATTCTCCCTCCTCTCATTCTCTCCACCCTCAGCTTTCTCTCCTTCTCCCTCCTCTCATTCTCTCCACCCTCAGCTTTCTCTCATTCTCCCTCTTCTCCCTCCTCTCATTCCCTCCACTCTCAACTTTTTCTCATTCTCCCTCCTCTCATTCCCTCCACCCTCAGCTTTCTCTCATTCTCACTCTCTCCTTCCTTCCTTCTCTCACTCTTCTTCACTCCACCACCCTCCCTCCTTCCTAACTTCCGCAACCTTCTCTCATTCACCCTTCTTCGTCCCTTATTTTCTCTCACTCCCTCTTCCACCTTCTCACTTTTCCTCCTCTCTCCCCACTTCAATACTCATTTGAATCTGTTACCATCTCGCTTACATAAAgtgtaa